The proteins below are encoded in one region of SAR324 cluster bacterium:
- a CDS encoding crotonase/enoyl-CoA hydratase family protein → MGILIEKANRVTTVIINRADVRNAVNRETAEALAKAFEEFDKDAGSDVAVLCGDGPSFCAGADLRAIAEGKLANRIESAGHAPMGPTRMLLSKPVIAAIEGYAVAGGLELALWCDLRIVSENCIMGVFCRRWGVPLIDGGTIRLPRLIGLSRAMDLILTGRPVDAQEALSIGLVHRIVPNGATRETAELIARQLTQFPQECMRQDRLSAYEQFNLDLPGALLNEFNHGLRSIQQDSFVEGPARFFNGQGRHGSFG, encoded by the coding sequence ATGGGCATATTGATTGAAAAAGCAAATAGAGTGACCACTGTGATTATCAATCGGGCTGATGTCCGAAACGCCGTGAATCGTGAAACCGCAGAAGCGTTGGCAAAAGCCTTTGAAGAATTTGACAAGGATGCGGGCTCTGATGTGGCCGTGCTGTGTGGCGATGGACCCAGCTTCTGCGCCGGAGCTGATCTGCGTGCCATCGCTGAGGGAAAACTGGCAAATCGGATCGAATCCGCAGGACATGCTCCGATGGGACCCACCCGGATGTTGTTGAGCAAACCGGTGATTGCGGCCATTGAAGGCTATGCGGTCGCTGGCGGACTGGAACTGGCCTTGTGGTGTGATCTGCGGATTGTGTCAGAAAACTGCATCATGGGCGTGTTTTGCCGAAGATGGGGAGTGCCCCTGATTGATGGCGGAACCATTCGACTTCCTCGCCTGATCGGGCTGAGTCGGGCAATGGATCTCATTTTGACGGGAAGACCTGTCGATGCGCAGGAAGCGTTGTCCATTGGTCTGGTTCACCGGATTGTTCCCAATGGTGCGACTCGTGAAACCGCGGAACTGATTGCCCGGCAGTTGACCCAATTCCCGCAGGAATGCATGCGTCAGGACCGTCTCAGCGCCTATGAGCAGTTTAATCTTGATTTGCCAGGCGCATTGCTGAATGAATTCAACCATGGATTGCGATCCATCCAACAGGA